One Phaseolus vulgaris cultivar G19833 chromosome 4, P. vulgaris v2.0, whole genome shotgun sequence DNA window includes the following coding sequences:
- the LOC137838742 gene encoding uncharacterized protein, whose translation MVATRNNNDAMAEQMTMIQTLQTQMEELRQKGMEDRRQHEEDRRRQEEEIALLREQNAQLQRQVDNPEREGQSHMADRTASRIPTPADTNPASRNEIVERKLSKRGHPFTDEIITTPLPDKWRGLAIKLYDGSTDTDEHLNVYKTQMTLYTTDNNVWCKVFPTSLQGEPLTWFTQLPPNSIDDFDVLAAKFSTQYATSRPHHMSSMSLLAVQQEKGESLRSFLDRFNKACMHIRGLKQEVALHHLVSAIRPSRFTESLIKKQPQDMEDLRSRATKFMQIEEHIDYHQRFKAVGSGVLKDQTPSKEREVETERTVRTTPRSDRNRGGRIPRFNSYTPLTVPRGRALDEALQMDLIPTLKQYQTPPNADTAKHCQYHRNFGHTTEGCQALKEKIEELIQAGHLRQFVKKIRNSRSPPRSTDRSSRGDDRSYRNNYKSRANHSQASRKRSESPVRRTRARSTSPDRNARPRQRVREVINMIVGPVTLGKPNHEANYIVGGFAGGGCSNSARKKHLRDIQSAHATTRRRPHIPPITFTDDDFTAIDPAQDDPMVIPVEIDKFAIAKTLVDQGSSVDI comes from the coding sequence ATGGTTGCAACAAGGAACAACAACGACGCTATGGCAGAACAGATGACTATGATTCAAACCCTCCAAACTCAGATGGAGGAACTGCGGCAAAAGGGGATGGAAGACCGTCGTCAACACGAAGAGGATAGACGCCGTCAAGAGGAAGAAATCGCCTTattgagagagcagaatgcacAACTCCAGCGACAGGTCGATAATCCCGAACGAGAAGGCCAATCCCATATGGCCGACCGAACCGCCTCTCGCATACCTACACCGGCCGACACCAATCCTGCTTCCAGAAATGAAATAGTCGAAAGAAAGTTAAGTAAAAGGGGTCATCCTTTTACAGACGAAATCATCACCACACCACTTCCTGACAAGTGGAGAGGCCTCGCCATTAAACTCTATGACGGCTCGACCGACACAGACGAGCATTTAAATGTTTACAAGACGcaaatgactttgtataccACGGATAACAATGTGTGGTGTAAAGTATTCCCCACGTCGCTCCAGGGAGAACCTCTTACTTGGTTTACACAGCTGCCTCCGAATTCCATTGACGACTTCGACGTCTTAGCCGCAAAATTCTCTACTCAATATGCCACCAGCCGACCGCATCACATGTCCTCCATGTCTCTGCTAGCGGTACAACAAGAGAAAGGTGAATCTCTCAGAAGCTTTTTAGATAGATTCAACAAGGCATGTATGCATATCCGAGGACTCAAACAGGAAGTCGCGTTACACCATTTGGTTTCGGCCATCCGGCCGAGCCGTTTTACCGAAAGTCTCATCAAAAAGCAGCCTCAAGACATGGAAGATCTTCGAAGTCGAGCAACCAAATTTATGCAAATTGAGGAACACATTGACTATCACCAACGGTTCAAAGCCGTCGGATCCGGAGTCCTCAAAGATCAAACCCCGAGCAAAGAAAGAGAAGTCGAGACCGAACGGACCGTTCGAACCACCCCAAGATCCGACCGGAACAGAGGCGGCCGAATCCCCAGGTTTAACAGTTACACCCCTTTAACTGTGCCGAGGGGACGAGCCCTAGATGAAGCACTACAAATGGATTTAATTCCGACACTAAAACAATATCAAACACCACCGAATGCAGATACTGCTAAGCATTGTCAGTACCATCGAAATTTCGGTCACACGACCGAAGGATGTCAAGCGTTGAAGGAAAAAATCGAAGAGCTCATCCAGGCTGGCCATTTGCGGCAGTTCGTCAAGAAGATAAGGAATTCAAGATCCCCACCACGAAGTACCGACCGTTCATCCCGTGGTGACGACCGGTCATACCGTAATAACTACAAAAGCCGAGCTAACCATAGCCAGGCTTCGCGGAAACGCAGTGAAAGCCCCGTTCGGCGTACACGCGCCCGCAGCACAAGTCCCGACCGAAACGCCCGCCCTCGTCAACGAGTCCGCGAAGTCATCAATATGATTGTTGGACCCGTTACCTTAGGCAAACCAAACCACGAGGCAAATTATATAGTTGGAGGCTTTGCCGGTGGCGGGTGCTCAAATTCCGCCCGAAAGAAACATCTCCGGGACATTCAGTCCGCTCATGCTACTACGAGAAGGCGCCCACACATACCTCCGATCACTTTCACTGACGACGACTTCACAGCCATAGATCCAGCCCAGGACGACCCTATGGTAATCCCTGTGGAAATTGACAAGTTCGCAATCGCCAAGACTTTGGTAGACCAGGGCAGCTCGGTCGATATATGA